The following proteins come from a genomic window of Sphingobium cloacae:
- the flgG gene encoding flagellar basal-body rod protein FlgG, protein MTNAALHVARTGLDAQNTKMRVIANNLANVNTTAFKRDRADFETLAYQQMVAAGANSDTENKFATGLNLGSGVAMQGTSKINTQGTLQQTGNALDMAIEGAGFFQVQRPDGSIAYTRAGNFTTTAEGVVVTSDGLPLIPQITVPEGTTGLTVGNDGTVSATLQGQTEATQLGQVELASFMNASGLQPIGGNLLLETAASGTPQVGVAGLDGRGQIRSGNLETSNVNVVEELVDMIETQRAYEVNSKMIKATDEMLQYVNQQL, encoded by the coding sequence ATGACCAACGCAGCCCTTCATGTCGCCCGCACCGGCCTTGACGCGCAGAACACGAAGATGCGCGTGATCGCCAACAACCTGGCGAACGTCAACACCACCGCCTTCAAGCGCGACCGCGCCGATTTCGAAACCCTCGCCTATCAGCAGATGGTGGCGGCGGGCGCGAATTCCGACACGGAAAACAAGTTCGCGACCGGCCTCAATCTCGGCTCGGGCGTCGCCATGCAGGGCACCAGCAAGATCAACACGCAGGGCACCTTGCAGCAGACCGGCAACGCGCTCGACATGGCGATCGAGGGGGCGGGCTTCTTTCAGGTGCAGCGGCCCGACGGCTCCATCGCCTATACCCGCGCGGGCAATTTCACGACCACGGCCGAAGGCGTCGTCGTCACCAGCGACGGCCTGCCGCTGATCCCGCAGATCACCGTGCCCGAAGGGACGACCGGCCTTACCGTCGGCAATGACGGCACCGTTTCCGCGACCTTGCAGGGACAGACCGAAGCGACCCAGCTCGGCCAGGTCGAACTCGCCAGCTTCATGAACGCCTCGGGGCTTCAGCCCATCGGCGGCAACCTGCTGCTCGAAACGGCGGCCAGCGGAACGCCGCAGGTCGGCGTCGCGGGCCTCGACGGGCGCGGCCAGATCCGGTCGGGCAATCTCGAAACCTCGAACGTCAACGTGGTCGAGGAGCTGGTCGACATGATCGAGACCCAGCGCGCCTATGAGGTCAATTCCAAGATGATCAAGGCGACCGACGAGATGCTCCAGTACGTCAACCAGCAGTTGTGA
- a CDS encoding flagellar basal body rod protein FlgF → MDRLVNTALTAMRGAMARQAAISNNLANVNTVGFRAEIANAETRWIQGSTFDTRAQQSEQVIAADMAQGAVTATGNPLDVAMNGDALLAVQAQDGSEAYTRRGDLKLTDSGLLTTGDGLPVLGEGGPITLPQMDSLSIAQDGSIWGVPLGGDPANPQRVDGLKLVNATGSSMAKGTDGLFRETNGGALPQDPLATVTAGSVEGSNVNATAALVQMIEASRAWETQVKMIDTAKQLDDGGASLMRLDG, encoded by the coding sequence ATGGACCGGCTCGTCAACACGGCACTCACCGCGATGCGCGGCGCGATGGCGCGGCAGGCGGCGATTTCCAACAATCTCGCCAACGTCAACACCGTCGGCTTCCGCGCGGAAATCGCCAATGCCGAGACGCGCTGGATTCAGGGGTCCACTTTCGACACGCGGGCGCAGCAATCCGAACAGGTGATCGCCGCCGACATGGCGCAGGGGGCGGTCACCGCCACCGGCAATCCGCTGGACGTGGCGATGAATGGCGACGCGCTGCTCGCCGTGCAGGCGCAGGACGGCAGCGAAGCCTATACGCGCCGGGGCGACCTCAAGCTCACCGACAGCGGCCTCCTCACCACCGGCGACGGCCTGCCCGTGCTGGGCGAAGGCGGCCCCATCACCCTGCCGCAGATGGACAGCCTGTCCATCGCGCAGGACGGCAGCATCTGGGGCGTGCCGCTGGGCGGCGACCCCGCCAATCCGCAACGCGTCGACGGCCTGAAGCTCGTCAACGCCACCGGCTCCTCCATGGCCAAGGGCACGGACGGCCTGTTCCGCGAAACGAACGGCGGCGCTCTGCCGCAGGACCCGCTCGCGACCGTCACCGCCGGTTCGGTCGAAGGATCGAACGTCAACGCCACCGCCGCCCTCGTCCAGATGATCGAGGCCAGCCGCGCGTGGGAAACGCAGGTGAAGATGATCGACACCGCGAAACAGCTCGATGACGGGGGCGCATCGCTCATGCGCCTGGATGGTTAA
- a CDS encoding flagellar basal body L-ring protein FlgH, protein MRVLSASVIALSLAALAASPAMAGKKKRAEERQFYAPTVVQQAPAPAANGSIFQVSMGYTPLTSGARATAVGDIITIVLVERTQATKSNSADTSRSGNIGLTPPTTGVLSKLFSASDVAMGGQNGFTGKGAATQSNALNGEITVTIAAVYPNGTMLVKGEKALTLNRGDEFIQISGLVRQADISPDNRIASTRVADAKIIYTGKGEIARASRQGWLQRFFSAISPF, encoded by the coding sequence ATGCGCGTCCTTTCCGCCTCCGTCATCGCCCTCTCGCTGGCCGCCCTCGCCGCCTCCCCCGCCATGGCGGGCAAGAAGAAGCGCGCGGAGGAACGGCAATTCTATGCCCCCACCGTCGTGCAGCAGGCCCCCGCGCCCGCCGCCAACGGCTCGATCTTCCAGGTCTCGATGGGCTACACCCCGCTCACCAGCGGCGCGCGCGCCACGGCCGTGGGCGACATCATCACCATCGTTCTCGTCGAACGCACGCAGGCGACCAAGAGCAACAGCGCCGACACCAGCCGCAGCGGCAATATCGGCCTGACCCCGCCGACCACCGGCGTGCTGTCGAAGCTCTTCTCCGCCAGCGACGTCGCCATGGGCGGCCAGAACGGCTTCACCGGCAAGGGCGCGGCCACCCAGTCCAACGCCTTGAACGGCGAGATCACCGTGACCATCGCGGCGGTCTATCCCAACGGCACGATGCTGGTGAAGGGCGAAAAGGCCCTGACCCTCAATCGCGGCGACGAATTCATCCAGATCAGCGGCCTCGTGCGGCAGGCGGACATCAGCCCGGACAACCGCATCGCGTCCACCCGCGTGGCCGACGCGAAGATCATCTACACCGGCAAGGGAGAGATCGCCCGCGCCAGCCGCCAGGGCTGGCTGCAACGCTTCTTCTCCGCGATCAGCCCCTTTTGA